The region CCTGCACCGCCACATAGAGGATAAAAGAATGTATGAGTGTAAATCCAAGAAGTTTAACTATAGGAGGCTGCCCACCACGTCTGTTATCATTGCTTTCTATAATGAAGCTTGGTCGACTTTGCTCCGCACCATCCACAGTGTTTTAGAAACTTCTCCTGCAGTCCTTTTGAAGGAGATCATCTTAGTCGATGACTTGAGTGACAGAGTTTATTTGAAGGCACAACTTGAAACTTATATCAGCAATCTCGATAGAGTCCGCTTGATTAGGACAAATAAGCGGGAGGGTCTGGTTAGGGCCCGTCTGATTGGGGCCACTTTTGCCACTGGGGATGTCCTCACTTTCCTGGATTGTCACTGTGAGTGTAATACAGGTTGGTTGGAACCACTTTTGGAAAGGATCGCTGAAGATGAGACAGCAATTGTTTGTCCTGTCATAGACACCATTGATTGGAATACTTTTGAATTCTATATGCAGACTGGGGAGCCCATGATTGGTGGTTTTGACTGGCGTTTAACGTTCCAGTGGCATTCTGTCCCCAAACATGAAAGGGACAGGCGGAAATCGAGAATTGACCCAATCAGGTCACCCACCATGGCTGGAGGACTGTTTGCTGTCAGCAAGCAATATTTTCAGTACCTTGGAACTTACGACACTGGGATGGAAGTGTGGGGAGGTGAAAACCTGGAGCTGTCTTTTAGGGTGTGGCAGTGTGGAGGTAAACTGGAGATCCACCCATGTTCCCACGTGGGCCACGTGTTCCCCAAGCGGGCACCCTATGCTCGGCCCAATTTCCTACAGAATACTGCTCGGGCAGCGGAAGTGTGGATGGACGAGTACAAAGAGCACTTCTATAATCGAAACCCTCCAGCAAGGAAGGAAGCTTATGGCgacatttctgaaagaaaattactACGAGAACGGCTGAGGTGCAAAAGCTTTGACTGGtatttgaaaaatgtgttttctaatCTACATGTTCCAGAGGATAGGCCAGGCTGGCATGGAGCTATTCGCAGTATGGGGATCTCTTCTGAATGTTTAGATTATAATTCTCCTGACAACAACCCCACAGGTGCTAACCTTTCACTGTTTGGATGCCACGGTCAAGGAGGCAATCAATTCTTTGAATATACTTCAAACAAAGAAATAAGGTTTAATTCTGTGACAGAGTTATGTGCAGAGGTTCCTGAGCAAAAAAATCACGTAGGAATGCAAAATTGTCCCAAAGATGGGTTTCCTGTTCCAGCAAACATTATTTGGCATTTTAAAGAAGATGGAACCATTTTTCATCCCCACTCAGGACTGTGTCTTAGCTCTTACCG is a window of Camelus bactrianus isolate YW-2024 breed Bactrian camel chromosome 12, ASM4877302v1, whole genome shotgun sequence DNA encoding:
- the GALNT4 gene encoding polypeptide N-acetylgalactosaminyltransferase 4, which produces MRIRMAVRWTWAGKSCLLLALLTVAYLLVELSVSTFHASSGAGLARDRGPGRSSDPGKEAVDLSRPLYEKPPADSHATGEWGKASKLQLNTGELKQQEELIERYAINIYLSDRISLHRHIEDKRMYECKSKKFNYRRLPTTSVIIAFYNEAWSTLLRTIHSVLETSPAVLLKEIILVDDLSDRVYLKAQLETYISNLDRVRLIRTNKREGLVRARLIGATFATGDVLTFLDCHCECNTGWLEPLLERIAEDETAIVCPVIDTIDWNTFEFYMQTGEPMIGGFDWRLTFQWHSVPKHERDRRKSRIDPIRSPTMAGGLFAVSKQYFQYLGTYDTGMEVWGGENLELSFRVWQCGGKLEIHPCSHVGHVFPKRAPYARPNFLQNTARAAEVWMDEYKEHFYNRNPPARKEAYGDISERKLLRERLRCKSFDWYLKNVFSNLHVPEDRPGWHGAIRSMGISSECLDYNSPDNNPTGANLSLFGCHGQGGNQFFEYTSNKEIRFNSVTELCAEVPEQKNHVGMQNCPKDGFPVPANIIWHFKEDGTIFHPHSGLCLSSYRTPEGRPNVQMRTCDALDKNQIWKFEK